One region of Cyanobium sp. M30B3 genomic DNA includes:
- the trxA gene encoding thioredoxin, translating into MSSAAAVTDASFEQDVLKSDVPVLVDFWAPWCGPCRMVAPIVDEIAKEFEGQIKVFKLNTDENPNVASQYGIRSIPTLMVFKGGQKVDTVVGAVPKTTLSGTITKYL; encoded by the coding sequence ATGTCCAGCGCAGCCGCTGTCACCGACGCCTCTTTCGAGCAGGACGTGCTCAAGAGTGATGTGCCCGTGCTGGTGGATTTCTGGGCCCCCTGGTGCGGCCCCTGCCGCATGGTGGCGCCGATCGTGGATGAGATCGCCAAGGAATTCGAGGGCCAGATCAAGGTGTTCAAACTGAACACCGACGAAAACCCCAACGTGGCCAGCCAGTACGGCATCCGCAGTATCCCCACCCTGATGGTGTTCAAGGGCGGTCAGAAGGTGGACACCGTGGTGGGCGCCGTGCCCAAGACCACCCTCTCCGGCACCATCACCAAGTACCTCTGA
- a CDS encoding SufE family protein: MAAPATGSAALDQIVHRLAGTSDPRRRYEYVLWLAKKLEPLPEEFRNDAFKVKGCVSQVYVVGQLQDGKLHWRGDSDAAITKGLLALLIEGMEGLSPEQACAIDPGFIAATGLQASLTPSRANGFLNILRMMQSQAQVLAA, encoded by the coding sequence ATGGCCGCCCCCGCCACGGGCAGTGCCGCCCTCGATCAGATTGTGCATCGCCTGGCCGGCACCTCCGACCCCAGGCGGCGCTATGAATACGTGCTCTGGCTGGCCAAGAAGCTGGAGCCCCTGCCGGAGGAGTTCCGCAACGACGCCTTCAAGGTGAAGGGCTGCGTGTCGCAGGTGTATGTGGTGGGCCAGCTGCAGGACGGCAAGCTCCACTGGCGGGGTGACTCCGACGCCGCCATCACCAAGGGGCTGTTGGCCCTGCTGATCGAGGGCATGGAGGGGCTCAGCCCCGAGCAGGCCTGCGCCATCGATCCCGGCTTCATCGCCGCCACCGGCCTGCAGGCCAGCCTCACCCCCTCCCGGGCCAACGGCTTCCTCAACATCCTGCGGATGATGCAGAGCCAGGCGCAGGTGCTGGCGGCCTGA
- a CDS encoding cytochrome c produces MATPAPQAPVAAPAPALSRGLAAGLVLAAATACIVVVLLVLPSARTDPYTRQTLALQGSVEHGALLFRLNCAGCHGIAAQGLVGPDLHGVAERKNQRQLIQQVVSGRTPPMPRFQPEPQAMADLLAYLNGLV; encoded by the coding sequence ATGGCCACGCCTGCGCCGCAAGCCCCCGTGGCCGCGCCCGCCCCAGCCCTCTCGCGTGGGCTGGCCGCAGGCCTGGTGCTGGCGGCGGCAACGGCCTGCATCGTGGTGGTGCTGCTGGTGCTGCCCAGTGCCCGCACCGATCCCTACACCCGCCAGACCCTGGCCCTGCAGGGGTCGGTGGAGCACGGCGCCCTGCTGTTCCGGCTCAACTGCGCCGGCTGCCACGGCATCGCCGCCCAGGGGCTGGTGGGTCCCGACCTGCATGGCGTGGCCGAGCGCAAGAACCAGCGCCAGCTGATCCAGCAGGTGGTGAGCGGCCGCACCCCCCCCATGCCCCGCTTCCAGCCCGAACCCCAGGCGATGGCCGACCTGCTCGCCTATCTCAACGGGCTGGTGTGA
- a CDS encoding LOG family protein has product MSLPSQPFPSTTARSGGGISPLQALAQAIEGHPQRRTIERAVVSLLEICRQETEPEAWRIIHGTLADIHEALTVFRPSRPVRKVAVFGSARTTADQATYVLARELAAAAVAAGFEVITGAGGGIMEAANEGAGCDASYGLNVDLPFEQHPNPIVSSCEGRLLHFRYFFTRKLFFLRESDAVVVLPGGFGTLDELFESLTLVQTGRTPPVPVVLLAPEGDHFWASWQVEVQRQMTHRGLISPEDRSLVFQADSAEAAMAYISRFYRVFHAAELHSDRVELQLNVAVPDTELRQLNRDFDDLVDQGVIVAGETSDEEGLLRPCLRFHFNRRRMGRLYQLIEALNGLELPACTALEQPGQRHCVLP; this is encoded by the coding sequence CTGAGCCTCCCGTCCCAACCCTTCCCGTCCACCACCGCCCGCAGCGGTGGCGGGATCAGCCCGCTGCAGGCGCTGGCCCAGGCCATTGAGGGCCATCCCCAGCGCCGCACCATCGAACGGGCTGTCGTGTCCCTGCTGGAGATCTGCCGGCAGGAAACCGAGCCGGAGGCCTGGCGGATCATCCACGGCACCCTGGCCGACATCCACGAGGCCCTCACGGTGTTCCGCCCCTCGCGTCCGGTGAGGAAGGTGGCGGTGTTCGGCTCCGCCCGCACCACCGCCGACCAAGCCACCTACGTCCTGGCCCGGGAACTGGCCGCCGCGGCCGTGGCGGCCGGCTTCGAGGTGATCACCGGCGCCGGCGGCGGCATCATGGAGGCCGCAAACGAGGGCGCCGGCTGCGACGCCAGCTACGGCCTCAACGTGGACCTGCCGTTCGAGCAGCATCCCAACCCGATCGTGAGCAGCTGCGAGGGACGCCTGCTGCACTTCCGCTACTTCTTCACCCGCAAGCTGTTCTTCCTGCGCGAGAGCGACGCCGTGGTGGTGCTGCCCGGCGGCTTCGGCACCCTCGATGAGCTGTTCGAGTCGCTCACCCTGGTGCAGACCGGCCGCACCCCACCGGTGCCCGTGGTGCTGCTGGCCCCAGAGGGCGATCACTTCTGGGCAAGCTGGCAGGTGGAGGTGCAGCGCCAGATGACCCACCGCGGCCTGATCTCACCGGAGGACCGCTCGCTGGTGTTCCAGGCCGACAGCGCCGAGGCGGCCATGGCTTACATCAGCCGCTTCTACCGGGTGTTCCACGCCGCCGAACTGCACAGCGACCGGGTGGAACTGCAGCTGAACGTGGCCGTGCCTGATACCGAGCTGCGCCAGCTCAACCGCGACTTCGACGACCTGGTGGACCAGGGGGTGATCGTGGCCGGCGAGACCAGCGATGAGGAAGGCCTGCTGCGGCCCTGCCTGCGCTTCCACTTCAACAGGCGCCGCATGGGCCGGCTTTACCAGCTGATCGAGGCCCTCAACGGCCTGGAGCTGCCCGCCTGCACCGCGCTGGAGCAACCTGGGCAGCGCCACTGCGTGCTGCCATGA
- a CDS encoding DUF3370 domain-containing protein: MMRIAPMLSLLLAGSALLAPTGPGQAQVKGQPRNAAPQAAPAPPVLRRQAVAPLPGSLDQVLLVNDNNPELISGPGILLSTFPAAGRGVPEAHLDVVLKGRFDLFSHHVFAGKPETLDSTLWLAVVAQPRGDQPVTLRLLGGSTALSQSLDPAMAGAPFLPLPPLLAESTTPAWAGPGSRVATELLMRRNSSEIPSSWTLPPGTPSTLLVLPLPVRGLDPLLNGRNLQLRLESDGPVSLATLAAFGGNTTPPAPESWARLLDGPLSPKEHQPTPRGASGRIIYSRVSGVQEGSVWRATITDPGQRWLSAGAAPISWPIASLERGTLGTGQVQTAELKAFYPGTAWAAHGNYGVEYDLSIPLRNTGSAPVQLELALESPIKGDQAQGGLRFNVTPSRAVMFRGPVEVSGLDGPGGRPSARRRFHVVQRAGDRSPALGTISLAPGAMRNVRVRLIYPADASPPQVLSLLPVAAQAPVKQSAHQPASSL; encoded by the coding sequence ATGATGCGCATCGCCCCCATGCTCTCCCTGCTGCTGGCCGGCTCGGCCCTGCTGGCGCCCACCGGCCCCGGCCAGGCCCAGGTCAAGGGCCAGCCCCGCAACGCCGCTCCCCAGGCTGCCCCCGCCCCGCCCGTGCTGCGCCGCCAGGCCGTCGCGCCCCTGCCCGGCAGCCTCGACCAGGTGCTGCTGGTGAACGACAACAACCCCGAGCTGATCAGCGGGCCGGGGATCCTGCTCTCCACCTTCCCGGCCGCCGGCCGGGGGGTGCCGGAGGCCCACCTCGACGTGGTGCTCAAAGGCCGCTTCGACCTGTTCAGCCACCACGTGTTCGCCGGCAAGCCGGAAACCCTCGACTCCACCCTCTGGCTGGCGGTTGTGGCCCAGCCCCGGGGCGATCAGCCCGTGACCCTGCGGCTGCTGGGCGGCTCCACGGCCCTGTCCCAGTCGCTGGATCCGGCCATGGCCGGAGCCCCCTTCCTGCCCCTGCCGCCCCTGCTGGCCGAGAGCACCACGCCGGCCTGGGCGGGCCCGGGCAGCCGGGTGGCCACCGAACTGCTGATGCGGCGCAACAGCAGCGAGATCCCCAGCAGCTGGACCCTCCCCCCCGGCACGCCGAGCACCCTGCTGGTGCTGCCCCTGCCGGTGCGGGGCCTCGACCCCCTGCTCAATGGCCGCAACCTGCAGCTGCGCCTGGAGAGCGACGGGCCGGTGAGCCTGGCCACCCTGGCCGCCTTCGGCGGCAACACCACTCCGCCGGCGCCCGAGAGCTGGGCCCGCCTGCTGGATGGCCCGCTCAGCCCCAAGGAGCACCAGCCCACCCCCCGCGGCGCCAGCGGCCGGATCATCTACTCGCGGGTGAGCGGCGTGCAGGAGGGCAGCGTCTGGCGGGCCACGATCACCGATCCGGGCCAGCGCTGGCTCAGTGCCGGCGCCGCGCCGATCTCCTGGCCGATCGCCTCCCTGGAGCGCGGCACCCTGGGCACGGGCCAGGTGCAGACCGCCGAGCTCAAGGCCTTCTATCCCGGCACCGCCTGGGCGGCCCACGGCAACTACGGCGTGGAGTACGACCTCTCCATCCCCCTGCGCAACACCGGCTCAGCCCCGGTGCAGCTGGAGTTGGCCCTGGAGTCGCCGATCAAGGGCGACCAGGCCCAGGGGGGCCTGCGCTTCAACGTCACCCCCTCGCGGGCGGTGATGTTCCGCGGCCCGGTGGAGGTGAGCGGCCTCGATGGCCCGGGCGGGCGGCCCTCGGCGCGGCGCCGCTTCCACGTGGTGCAGCGGGCCGGCGACCGCAGCCCGGCCCTGGGCACGATCAGCCTGGCTCCCGGCGCGATGCGCAATGTGCGCGTGCGGCTGATCTACCCGGCCGATGCCAGCCCGCCCCAGGTGCTGAGCCTGCTGCCGGTGGCTGCTCAAGCGCCTGTGAAACAATCGGCCCACCAGCCCGCTTCCTCCCTCTGA
- the ruvC gene encoding crossover junction endodeoxyribonuclease RuvC encodes MRILGIDPGLARVGYGVIEIEPASRAQRLLDCGIIRTDPGRSEGERMVEIARDLRVLVRTWQPQLAVVEKFFFYRSSTTIAVVQARGVLLMTLARFGVEIAEYPPMQIKQALTGNGHADKDDVLAAVMRELDLEQPPRPDDAADALAAALTGWYQR; translated from the coding sequence ATGCGCATCCTCGGCATCGACCCCGGCCTGGCCCGGGTGGGCTATGGCGTGATCGAGATCGAGCCGGCCAGCCGCGCCCAGCGGCTGCTGGATTGCGGCATCATTCGCACCGATCCGGGCCGCAGCGAGGGCGAGCGGATGGTGGAGATCGCCCGCGACCTGCGCGTGCTGGTGCGCACCTGGCAGCCCCAGCTGGCCGTGGTGGAGAAGTTCTTCTTCTATCGCTCCAGCACCACCATCGCCGTGGTGCAGGCCCGCGGCGTGCTGCTGATGACCCTGGCCCGCTTCGGGGTGGAGATCGCCGAATATCCGCCCATGCAGATCAAGCAGGCCCTCACCGGCAACGGTCACGCCGACAAGGACGACGTGCTGGCGGCGGTGATGCGGGAGCTCGATCTGGAGCAGCCGCCCCGCCCCGATGATGCCGCCGATGCCCTGGCCGCCGCCCTCACCGGCTGGTACCAGCGCTGA
- a CDS encoding serine hydrolase: MGVGLGVITGTGLRLLAPHLAEGPIKLPGSRASAGLSTAAATPRGLKAGSFEARSELTALSQQWQQLAAAQKDLQATGFLLVLDDGRFAQLNADQPMPAASSIKTPILLVALDALDQGKLRWNQPLQLTKELVGGGAGWMGSKPIGTRFPLHEAATEMIRVSDNSATNLVIQQLGGKASVNDRFKAKGLNATVLNNWLPDLDGTNTSSSRDLARTIALVDIGERLSPHARDLFREIMATSQTNTMIPAGLLKGLGKSSTDPDAELLSQGITVYNKTGDIGTAYADAALIHLPTGQRAVAAFMVKGPFNDPRSTELIRAMAGGISKTLVGTK; encoded by the coding sequence ATGGGGGTGGGCCTGGGGGTGATCACCGGCACGGGCCTGCGCCTGCTGGCTCCCCACCTGGCCGAGGGGCCGATCAAGCTTCCGGGCAGCCGGGCCAGCGCCGGCCTGAGCACCGCGGCGGCCACCCCGAGGGGCCTCAAGGCCGGCAGCTTCGAGGCGCGCAGCGAACTCACCGCCCTCAGCCAGCAGTGGCAGCAGCTGGCGGCGGCCCAGAAGGACCTGCAGGCCACCGGCTTCCTGCTGGTGCTGGATGACGGCCGCTTTGCCCAGCTCAATGCCGACCAGCCGATGCCGGCGGCCAGCTCGATCAAGACGCCGATCCTGCTGGTGGCCCTCGACGCGCTGGACCAGGGCAAGCTGCGCTGGAACCAGCCCCTCCAGCTCACCAAGGAGCTGGTGGGCGGCGGCGCCGGCTGGATGGGCAGCAAGCCGATTGGCACCCGCTTCCCCCTCCACGAGGCCGCCACCGAGATGATCCGGGTGAGCGACAACAGCGCCACGAATCTGGTGATTCAGCAACTGGGCGGCAAGGCGTCCGTCAACGACCGCTTCAAGGCCAAGGGGCTCAACGCCACGGTGCTGAACAACTGGCTGCCGGACCTCGACGGCACCAACACCTCCAGCAGCCGCGACCTGGCCCGCACGATCGCCCTGGTGGACATCGGCGAGCGGCTCAGTCCCCACGCCCGCGACCTGTTCCGCGAAATCATGGCCACCTCCCAGACCAACACGATGATTCCGGCCGGCCTGCTCAAGGGCCTGGGCAAGAGCAGCACCGACCCCGATGCTGAGCTGCTCAGCCAGGGCATCACGGTGTACAACAAAACGGGCGACATCGGCACGGCCTACGCCGACGCGGCCCTGATTCACCTGCCCACCGGCCAGCGGGCCGTGGCCGCCTTCATGGTGAAGGGCCCCTTCAACGACCCCCGCTCCACCGAACTGATCCGGGCGATGGCCGGCGGAATCTCCAAAACCCTGGTGGGAACGAAATGA
- a CDS encoding GuaB3 family IMP dehydrogenase-related protein: MDIQLGRSRTVRRAYGIDEIALVPGGRTVDPAITDSSWTLGGINREIPIIASAMDGVVDVGMCVELTRQGALGVLNLEGVQCRYDDPNPVLDRIAAVGKEEFVPLMQELYSQPVREDLIRRRIAEIKEKGGIAAVSATPVAALKFGKAIAEAGADLFFVQATVVSTEHIGPEGQESLDLEALCRDFGVPVIIGNCVTYDVALKLMRAGAAGVMVGIGPGAACTSRGVLGIGIPQATSVADCAAARDDHFNESGRYVPIVADGGIVTGGDICKCLACGADAVMIGSPIARSAEAPGRGFHWGMATPSPVLPRGTRIKVGTTGSLEKILRGPASLDDGTQNLLGCIRTSMGTLGARTLKDMQQVEVVVAPSLLTEGKVYQKAQQLGMGK, translated from the coding sequence GTGGACATCCAGCTCGGCCGCTCCCGTACCGTCCGTCGCGCCTACGGCATCGACGAAATTGCCCTGGTACCCGGCGGTCGCACGGTGGATCCGGCCATCACCGACAGCAGCTGGACCCTGGGCGGCATCAACCGCGAGATCCCGATCATCGCCAGCGCCATGGATGGCGTGGTGGATGTGGGCATGTGCGTCGAGCTCACCAGACAGGGCGCCCTGGGGGTGCTCAACCTGGAGGGGGTGCAGTGCCGCTACGACGACCCCAATCCCGTCCTCGATCGCATCGCTGCGGTGGGCAAAGAGGAGTTCGTGCCGCTGATGCAGGAGCTCTACAGCCAGCCGGTGCGCGAAGACCTGATCCGCAGACGCATCGCTGAGATCAAGGAGAAGGGCGGCATCGCAGCGGTGAGCGCCACCCCCGTGGCGGCCCTGAAGTTCGGCAAGGCCATCGCCGAGGCCGGCGCCGATCTCTTCTTCGTGCAGGCCACGGTGGTGAGCACCGAGCACATCGGTCCCGAGGGCCAGGAAAGCCTGGATCTCGAGGCCCTCTGCCGCGACTTCGGCGTGCCGGTGATCATCGGCAACTGCGTCACCTACGACGTGGCCCTCAAGCTGATGCGCGCCGGTGCCGCCGGCGTGATGGTGGGCATCGGTCCCGGCGCCGCCTGCACCAGCCGGGGCGTGCTGGGCATCGGCATCCCCCAGGCCACCTCGGTGGCCGACTGCGCCGCCGCCCGCGACGACCACTTCAACGAGAGCGGCCGCTACGTGCCGATCGTGGCCGATGGCGGCATCGTCACCGGCGGCGACATCTGCAAGTGCCTGGCCTGCGGTGCCGACGCCGTGATGATCGGCTCACCGATCGCCCGCTCGGCCGAGGCCCCCGGCCGCGGCTTCCACTGGGGCATGGCCACCCCCAGCCCGGTGCTGCCCCGCGGCACCCGCATCAAGGTGGGCACCACCGGCAGCCTGGAGAAGATCCTGCGCGGCCCCGCCTCCCTCGACGACGGCACCCAGAACCTGCTGGGTTGCATCCGCACCTCGATGGGCACCCTGGGCGCCCGCACCCTCAAGGACATGCAGCAGGTGGAGGTGGTGGTGGCCCCGTCGCTGCTCACCGAGGGCAAGGTTTACCAGAAGGCGCAGCAACTGGGCATGGGCAAGTGA
- a CDS encoding 5-formyltetrahydrofolate cyclo-ligase, whose amino-acid sequence MTNSPNKAELRRHFRQLRRQHVPCLQQWLDRGTPGLHHPLLQPRCGAPSGPSRVGLAWPLAGEPDLRGWLQATGLPLALPAVADGQLHYRPWRPGQPLETDACGIPAPPASAGDLVPADLALLLIPALAIDAQGVRLGYGGGWYDRLRSDPAWRRRPALAVLPRACVVAELPSDPWDVPLDGWISEQGWRQLAPIP is encoded by the coding sequence GTGACCAACAGTCCGAACAAGGCGGAACTGCGCCGCCACTTCCGCCAGCTGCGCCGGCAGCACGTGCCCTGCCTGCAGCAGTGGCTCGACCGGGGGACCCCGGGGCTGCACCACCCCCTGCTCCAGCCCCGCTGCGGAGCACCCAGCGGCCCGAGCCGCGTGGGTCTGGCCTGGCCCCTGGCGGGGGAGCCCGACCTGCGCGGCTGGCTGCAGGCCACCGGCCTGCCCCTGGCCCTGCCCGCGGTGGCGGACGGGCAGCTGCACTACCGCCCCTGGAGGCCGGGCCAGCCCCTGGAGACCGATGCCTGCGGGATTCCGGCTCCGCCGGCCAGCGCCGGCGACCTGGTGCCGGCCGACCTGGCCCTGCTGCTGATCCCCGCCCTGGCCATCGACGCTCAGGGGGTGCGACTGGGCTACGGCGGCGGCTGGTACGACCGGCTGCGCAGCGATCCAGCCTGGCGGCGGCGGCCCGCCCTGGCGGTGCTGCCCCGGGCCTGCGTGGTGGCCGAACTGCCCAGCGACCCCTGGGATGTCCCCCTGGACGGCTGGATCAGCGAGCAGGGCTGGCGGCAGCTGGCGCCCATCCCCTGA
- the hisH gene encoding imidazole glycerol phosphate synthase subunit HisH, giving the protein MTRLGLIDYGMGNLHSVQRAFERLDTSVVPVLGGAAGQDQLSACQALILPGVGAFDPAMERLHSSGLDRLLTRWCAAGKPLLGICLGLQLLFEASDEGSSAGLGVLPGRVRALPRQPGHPIPHMGWEPLIACNPSPLLPLDAPPSWVYFVHSFAAEPSDPAVTAARVDFAGTAVTAAVWKGAIGACQFHPEKSGPHGEAILRRWLQWLRGGEEPAGQP; this is encoded by the coding sequence ATGACCCGGCTGGGCCTGATCGACTACGGCATGGGCAACCTGCACTCCGTGCAGCGGGCCTTCGAGCGGCTCGACACCAGCGTGGTGCCGGTGCTCGGCGGCGCAGCGGGCCAGGATCAGCTCTCAGCCTGCCAGGCCCTGATCCTGCCGGGAGTGGGGGCCTTCGACCCGGCCATGGAGCGGCTGCACAGCAGCGGTCTCGACCGCCTGCTCACCCGGTGGTGCGCCGCGGGGAAACCGCTGCTGGGCATCTGTCTGGGGCTGCAGCTGCTGTTCGAGGCCAGCGATGAGGGCAGCAGTGCGGGCCTGGGTGTGCTGCCCGGGCGGGTCAGGGCCCTGCCGCGCCAGCCGGGCCACCCGATTCCCCACATGGGCTGGGAGCCGTTGATCGCCTGCAACCCCAGTCCGCTCCTGCCCCTGGACGCTCCCCCCTCCTGGGTGTATTTCGTGCACTCCTTCGCCGCCGAACCCAGCGATCCCGCCGTCACCGCCGCCCGGGTGGACTTCGCGGGCACAGCGGTCACCGCCGCCGTATGGAAAGGGGCGATCGGTGCCTGCCAGTTCCACCCCGAGAAATCCGGCCCCCACGGCGAAGCCATCCTGCGCCGCTGGCTGCAGTGGCTGCGGGGTGGAGAAGAACCGGCCGGGCAGCCGTGA
- a CDS encoding RNA methyltransferase, with the protein MLVEPAGPRNVGSVARLCANFQVDELRLVAPRCDHRGEEARQMAVHGAAVLERARLFPTLAAALADCRRVVASSGRRSGEPLPLQSPCQALAWLLEPSSAPHPSPLALVFGREDRGLSNAELLQAGRLLCIDTGASYGSLNLAQAAAIVLHQWRLLRQGPSLQPEQPQPHRAPEPGARGPLEAMLSDAEALLLEVGFLYPHTAAARMAKLRALLQRAQPGSEEVALLRGMVRQLRWASRQGSAGSPPGRTP; encoded by the coding sequence GTGCTGGTGGAGCCGGCCGGCCCCCGCAACGTGGGCAGCGTGGCCCGGCTCTGCGCCAACTTCCAGGTGGACGAACTGCGGCTGGTGGCCCCCCGTTGCGATCACCGCGGCGAGGAGGCCCGCCAGATGGCCGTGCATGGCGCCGCCGTGCTGGAGCGGGCCCGGCTGTTTCCCACCCTGGCCGCCGCCCTGGCGGACTGCCGGCGGGTGGTGGCCAGCAGCGGCCGGCGCAGCGGCGAACCCCTGCCGCTGCAGTCCCCGTGCCAGGCCCTGGCCTGGCTGCTTGAGCCGTCCTCCGCCCCGCATCCTTCGCCGTTGGCCCTGGTGTTCGGCCGGGAGGACCGGGGCCTGAGCAACGCCGAGCTGCTGCAGGCCGGACGCCTGCTCTGCATCGACACGGGCGCCAGCTACGGCTCGCTCAACCTGGCCCAGGCCGCGGCGATCGTGCTGCACCAGTGGCGGCTGCTGCGCCAGGGCCCCTCGCTCCAGCCCGAACAGCCCCAGCCCCACCGGGCACCCGAGCCCGGTGCCCGCGGCCCCCTGGAGGCCATGCTCTCCGACGCCGAGGCCCTGTTGCTGGAGGTGGGCTTCCTCTACCCCCACACCGCCGCTGCCCGGATGGCCAAGCTGCGTGCCCTGCTGCAGAGGGCCCAGCCCGGCAGCGAGGAGGTGGCCCTGCTGCGGGGCATGGTGCGCCAGCTGCGCTGGGCCAGCAGGCAGGGCTCTGCCGGGAGCCCCCCTGGCCGGACCCCTTAG
- the rsmD gene encoding 16S rRNA (guanine(966)-N(2))-methyltransferase RsmD encodes MSLRLSGGRRLQSPSGATARPTPSRVRLALMNILAAELPGSRWLDLCSGSGVMACEALQRGAAAVVAVEQDRRHVAVARANLEAVRAGLASQPSVRVDCAEVGSWLRRPLSPDARGAEPSVAPGQPAFHLIYADPPYASALYPAICAGVAAGHWLRADGTLMLECASSAVPALVELPGHWTLRDQRRYGSTTVILLQPSSREPRRY; translated from the coding sequence GTGAGCCTGCGTCTCAGCGGCGGTCGGCGCCTGCAGAGCCCGAGCGGCGCCACTGCCAGGCCCACTCCCTCCCGGGTGCGCCTGGCGCTGATGAACATCCTGGCGGCCGAGCTGCCCGGCAGCCGCTGGCTCGATCTCTGCAGCGGCAGCGGCGTGATGGCCTGCGAGGCCCTGCAGCGGGGAGCCGCGGCGGTGGTGGCCGTGGAGCAGGACCGCCGCCATGTCGCCGTGGCCCGGGCCAACCTGGAGGCGGTGCGGGCTGGCCTGGCCAGCCAACCCAGCGTGCGGGTCGACTGCGCCGAGGTGGGTAGCTGGCTCCGCCGCCCGCTGAGCCCAGATGCCAGGGGCGCGGAACCGTCCGTAGCTCCCGGCCAACCGGCCTTCCATCTGATCTACGCCGACCCGCCCTACGCCTCAGCGCTGTACCCGGCGATCTGCGCAGGGGTGGCAGCTGGCCACTGGCTCAGGGCCGATGGCACGCTGATGCTGGAGTGCGCCAGTTCAGCGGTTCCGGCGCTGGTGGAGCTGCCGGGCCACTGGACCCTGCGCGATCAGCGCCGTTACGGCAGCACAACCGTGATCCTGCTTCAACCGTCGAGCAGGGAGCCGCGGCGATACTGA
- the bchI gene encoding magnesium chelatase ATPase subunit I — MMPARQRRVYPFTAIVGQEEMKLALLLNVIDPRIGGVMIMGDRGTGKSTTIRALADLLPEIDVVAGDPYNSSPSDPDLQSAEVRQRAEQGEQLPVEPRQVPMVDLPLGATEDRLCGTIDIEKALSEGVRAFEPGLLAKANRGLLYVDEVNLLDDHLVDVLLDSAASGWNTVEREGVSVRHPARFVLIGSGNPEEGELRPQLLDRFGMSVEVRTVRDPELRVQVVDQRTAFDNDPDSFNTAVQPSQDALQDRVIAAQTLLPQVQIDDDLRIRISAICGELDVDGLRGDIVTNRAARALAAFEGRTEVTEDDVARVAACCLRHRLRKDPLEQIDSGDRVVKVFCKVFERGEPADRSAFELALAA, encoded by the coding sequence CTGATGCCAGCCCGCCAGCGCAGGGTCTATCCCTTCACCGCGATCGTGGGCCAGGAGGAGATGAAGCTGGCCCTGCTGCTCAACGTGATCGATCCGCGCATCGGCGGCGTGATGATCATGGGCGACCGGGGCACGGGCAAATCCACCACGATCCGGGCCCTGGCCGACCTGCTGCCCGAGATCGACGTGGTGGCCGGCGACCCCTACAACAGCTCCCCCAGCGATCCCGACCTGCAGAGCGCCGAGGTGCGCCAGCGGGCCGAACAGGGCGAGCAGCTGCCGGTGGAGCCCCGCCAGGTGCCGATGGTGGACCTGCCCCTGGGCGCCACCGAAGACCGCCTCTGCGGCACCATCGACATCGAGAAGGCCCTCAGCGAAGGCGTGCGGGCGTTTGAGCCCGGCCTGCTGGCCAAGGCCAACCGCGGCCTGCTCTATGTGGATGAGGTGAACCTGCTCGACGACCACCTGGTGGACGTGCTGCTGGATTCGGCGGCCTCGGGCTGGAACACGGTGGAGCGCGAGGGCGTGAGCGTGCGCCACCCGGCCCGCTTCGTGCTGATCGGCTCCGGCAACCCCGAAGAAGGGGAGCTGCGGCCCCAGCTGCTCGATCGCTTCGGCATGAGCGTGGAGGTGCGCACCGTGCGCGACCCCGAGCTGCGGGTGCAGGTGGTGGACCAGCGCACCGCGTTTGACAACGACCCCGACAGCTTCAACACCGCCGTTCAGCCCAGCCAGGATGCCCTCCAGGATCGGGTGATCGCGGCTCAGACTCTCCTGCCACAAGTCCAAATCGACGACGACCTGCGCATCCGCATCAGCGCCATCTGCGGCGAGCTGGATGTGGACGGCCTGCGCGGCGACATCGTGACCAACCGCGCCGCCCGGGCCCTGGCGGCCTTCGAGGGCCGCACCGAGGTGACGGAAGACGACGTGGCCCGGGTGGCCGCCTGCTGCCTGCGCCACCGCCTGCGCAAGGACCCGCTCGAGCAGATCGATTCCGGCGACCGGGTGGTGAAGGTGTTCTGCAAGGTGTTCGAGCGGGGCGAACCGGCCGACCGCTCGGCCTTCGAACTGGCCCTGGCGGCCTGA
- the petG gene encoding cytochrome b6-f complex subunit PetG → MIEPLLCGIVLGLIPVTLMGLFVAAWNQYRRGSLLDG, encoded by the coding sequence ATGATCGAACCCCTGCTCTGCGGCATTGTGCTCGGTCTGATTCCCGTGACCCTGATGGGGCTGTTCGTGGCTGCCTGGAATCAGTATCGCCGCGGCTCCCTGCTCGACGGTTGA